A stretch of Acidobacteriota bacterium DNA encodes these proteins:
- a CDS encoding site-specific integrase: MTTLRRIEIPAPHGTTIRLEAKPLDAITKADVETVREARLAHGTIGCNRLLARLRHLLNWAIAEGMLDQSPFKRGGVTVVRLDMRAEHARQRRLAPGEEEALLKHAGAHLRALIVAALSTGCRRGELLSLQWSQVRRDDKGEARWIVLPAAKTKTNEPRVIPIGPRLRAELAIRQHAPDCTEHPPSAYVFGNECGEQIESSKTAWNNTCQRAQIVGLRFHDLRREFACRLLESGAQQHDVRDFLGHANITTTSRAFGQHACAP; the protein is encoded by the coding sequence TTGACCACGCTGCGGCGCATCGAGATCCCGGCTCCGCACGGGACGACGATCCGTCTGGAGGCAAAGCCTCTCGACGCGATCACCAAGGCAGATGTCGAGACAGTGCGCGAAGCACGCCTTGCGCACGGCACTATTGGGTGCAATCGTCTGCTGGCCCGGCTGCGACACCTTCTCAACTGGGCGATCGCGGAAGGCATGCTCGACCAGAGTCCATTCAAGAGAGGCGGCGTGACGGTCGTGAGACTGGACATGCGCGCCGAGCATGCGCGGCAGCGGCGGCTGGCACCCGGCGAAGAAGAGGCGCTGCTCAAACACGCCGGCGCGCACCTTCGGGCGTTGATCGTCGCCGCGCTCTCAACAGGCTGTCGGCGCGGCGAGTTGCTGTCTCTGCAGTGGTCGCAGGTCCGGCGCGATGACAAGGGAGAGGCGCGCTGGATCGTCTTGCCCGCGGCGAAGACCAAGACCAACGAGCCTCGAGTCATCCCGATTGGGCCGAGGCTGCGCGCGGAACTGGCCATCCGGCAACACGCACCGGACTGCACCGAGCACCCTCCATCGGCGTACGTCTTTGGCAACGAATGCGGCGAGCAGATCGAGTCGAGCAAGACGGCCTGGAACAACACGTGTCAGCGGGCGCAGATCGTCGGGCTGCGCTTTCACGACCTGCGCCGAGAGTTCGCGTGCCGGCTGCTCGAGTCCGGCGCCCAGCAGCATGACGTCCGCGACTTCCTGGGACACGCGAACATCACGACGACGAGCCGGGCATTTGGCCAGCACGCCTGTGCGCCTTGA
- a CDS encoding helix-turn-helix domain-containing protein → MNNEQARTADRFGDTVWLTLRRAAARAAVSEATIKREVSRGRIRFARVGGRRSLRFRPEWIDAWLDTSTTPIEHTTRPV, encoded by the coding sequence ATGAATAACGAACAGGCCAGGACAGCAGATCGATTCGGCGACACCGTGTGGTTGACACTCCGCCGCGCCGCGGCGCGAGCTGCAGTGTCTGAAGCGACGATCAAGCGGGAGGTCAGCCGCGGCAGGATCCGGTTCGCACGAGTCGGAGGCCGGCGATCGCTGAGATTCAGACCCGAGTGGATCGACGCCTGGCTTGACACGAGCACGACACCGATCGAACACACAACGCGACCGGTTTGA
- a CDS encoding Crp/Fnr family transcriptional regulator, translating into MTVADHRTHRPTGMAPATFGERGQYASQPLDESLLGRPRHHRAGAVLYLQGDTLSTLHYIVDGAIKLIRANSADRTVIVGLRSKGWLLGVTSFVLGQISPVTAEALTDAIIRPLDARALASARQNDPTIDGWLATLLAGEVVKHLEAQDMSLLGARQRLLRIVLSLASACPPVKQLDGSYVIPVRLSHRDLADLLKTSRETASRLISELGRASLVSIERTEIVIPTCSYLAGQMNDVEGSKASLAPAVKSSTYFEV; encoded by the coding sequence GTGACCGTGGCAGATCATCGCACGCACCGACCGACGGGCATGGCACCTGCGACTTTTGGAGAGCGGGGTCAGTATGCAAGCCAACCGCTCGATGAATCGCTCCTCGGGCGACCCCGGCACCACAGGGCAGGCGCCGTCCTGTATCTACAAGGCGACACCCTCAGCACCCTCCACTATATTGTTGACGGAGCGATAAAGCTGATTCGTGCCAACTCAGCCGATCGGACTGTTATCGTCGGCCTTCGCTCAAAAGGCTGGCTGCTCGGAGTAACTTCGTTTGTCCTCGGTCAGATTTCCCCAGTCACTGCGGAAGCACTCACAGATGCCATCATTCGGCCGCTTGATGCGCGAGCCCTTGCTTCGGCAAGGCAGAACGATCCCACCATCGATGGATGGCTTGCCACTCTCTTGGCGGGAGAGGTGGTCAAACACCTGGAAGCTCAAGATATGTCGTTGCTAGGTGCGCGTCAACGACTCCTGCGAATTGTCCTGAGCTTGGCGAGCGCGTGCCCACCTGTGAAGCAGCTGGACGGTTCGTACGTGATACCTGTTAGATTGAGCCATCGGGATCTAGCGGACCTCTTGAAGACAAGCCGGGAGACTGCGTCACGACTGATAAGTGAACTTGGCCGCGCCTCGCTGGTATCCATCGAGCGGACCGAGATTGTGATCCCAACCTGTAGCTACCTGGCGGGCCAGATGAATGACGTTGAAGGCTCAAAGGCCAGCTTGGCTCCAGCTGTGAAGAGTTCGACTTATTTCGAAGTGTGA